A single region of the Halobellus ruber genome encodes:
- the ilvA gene encoding threonine ammonia-lyase: MTTSDTDGGAAGGLPVRYVDIERARERLDDDTVVKQTPVERSTSLGDFVDAEVHLKMEHLQWTGSFKTRGAYNKISQDVANGVTEFIAASAGNHAQGVALAATKCGADSTIYMPEDAPQTKVDATRDYGATVELVGKDFQETMAHAQSAVEDSDAAFVHAYDDVDIIAGQGTLGTEMYHDCPDVDTVIVPIGGGGLISGVSTAIKHLSPDTRIVGVQATGAETVHESLDKGMPVTLEEVDTIADGIATGGISETTLRMIQANVDEVVTVSDTEIARAILLVMERAKQVVEGAGAASVAALLSDDLDVEGETVMPLLCGGNLDMTQLQTVLVHALTQRQQRIQLRVHIDDRPGKMAELSGIIAEQEANIFDVRHDRAVENLEVGDAYLVFTVETSGAEHAASIVDAIEDRGYSVADVTRTQR; this comes from the coding sequence ATGACCACATCGGACACCGACGGCGGCGCGGCCGGGGGGCTCCCGGTCCGGTACGTCGACATCGAGCGGGCCCGCGAGCGGCTCGACGACGACACCGTGGTCAAACAGACGCCGGTCGAGCGGAGCACGTCGCTCGGCGACTTCGTCGACGCGGAGGTCCACCTGAAGATGGAACACCTCCAGTGGACGGGGTCGTTCAAGACCCGCGGGGCGTACAACAAGATCAGCCAGGACGTCGCAAACGGCGTGACCGAGTTCATCGCCGCCAGCGCGGGCAACCACGCCCAAGGCGTCGCCTTGGCGGCGACGAAGTGCGGTGCCGACTCAACGATCTACATGCCCGAGGACGCCCCGCAGACGAAGGTCGACGCCACGCGGGACTACGGCGCCACGGTCGAACTCGTCGGCAAGGACTTCCAGGAGACGATGGCCCACGCCCAGTCGGCGGTCGAGGACAGCGACGCCGCCTTCGTCCACGCCTACGACGACGTCGACATCATCGCCGGCCAAGGTACGCTCGGGACCGAGATGTACCACGACTGCCCGGACGTCGACACCGTGATCGTCCCGATCGGCGGCGGCGGCCTCATCAGCGGGGTCTCGACCGCGATCAAACACCTCTCGCCGGACACCCGCATCGTTGGCGTCCAGGCCACCGGCGCGGAGACGGTCCACGAGAGCCTCGATAAGGGGATGCCGGTCACCTTAGAGGAGGTCGACACCATCGCCGACGGCATCGCGACCGGCGGGATCTCCGAGACGACCCTCCGGATGATCCAGGCCAACGTCGACGAGGTCGTCACCGTCTCCGACACCGAGATCGCCCGCGCGATCCTGCTGGTGATGGAGCGGGCGAAACAGGTCGTCGAGGGCGCGGGCGCGGCGTCGGTCGCGGCGCTGCTCAGCGACGACCTTGACGTCGAAGGCGAGACCGTGATGCCGCTGCTCTGCGGCGGCAACCTGGACATGACCCAGCTACAGACCGTGCTGGTCCACGCGCTGACCCAGCGACAACAGCGGATCCAGCTCCGGGTCCACATCGACGACCGCCCGGGGAAGATGGCGGAGCTCTCGGGGATCATCGCCGAGCAGGAGGCCAACATCTTCGACGTCCGCCACGACCGTGCCGTCGAGAACCTGGAGGTCGGCGACGCGTACCTGGTGTTCACCGTCGAAACCAGCGGCGCCGAACACGCGGCGTCGATCGTCGACGCCATCGAGGACCGCGGCTACAGCGTCGCGGACGTGACGCGGACACAGCGGTAG
- a CDS encoding GcvT family protein — protein sequence MSTAELPSQAETVVIGAGAVGCSVAYHLSELGAENVVVIDQGPLPVTGGSSVHAPGIMFQTSPSKVQTKTAYYTSRLLSDAGVYDEVGGIELARSEERMDFLRRRVEWAESYGLPEPQLLSPEEVTDHLPMVNEEEILGGYYSPTDGRVDGIAALQWYIANADAADFHGNTEVTDLDVAGGQVNAVETDRGTIECERAVMATNNWGYQTARMAGLDLPIAPVEHQYVVTEPMEDLADVGASIGDNTTGLDVPGQREIAEAMSQGPTQPVGRDQDNSLYFRNHGDSLGLGSYNHETLSVDPDEMGTNTDESQASVRGFTTKHWEQPTHPDREKSPKQAFDELLPATQDADYLATENGIFVFTPDGMPAVGPTASVDGLWSALAIWWTHSGGYGRIVAEWMENGVPRLPSGPVDTGGIHVRRFEPHAGEKEYFVDKGAKRYQQVYSIVEPRWQPDEHRGLRTSPFHDRQQELGAEFYQSGGWESAQWYDSNADLVEEYDEQIPEQEGWTGINRSPIEAAEHLHTRDAVSMFDMTSFSSIIVEGPDATDFLQRMCSNDVDSEVGKVRYSLLCNEGGGILADVTVVRLDDDRYMVTTGGGSSPGIHGGWLKDHAPDTVSVRIQEGGKSTIGLWGPKSRLLLQRCTDADVSNSGFPYFTAKRIYVGEVPAVALRVSYVGELGWELWAPVEYGRRLWEVLEDAGEDLDVRPMGGGALSSMRLEKGYRLWGTDIDTDSNPYEAGLGFAVDLDTDFVGKEALAAAKAEGVDAEITPITLDDSTDILRTGAPVLVDGEARGYVQAADFGYSIGESIAYTYLPTEYTDAGTGVQVRSEGELYDATVRNEPLFDPGRDRIIR from the coding sequence ATGAGCACAGCCGAACTTCCATCGCAGGCCGAAACCGTCGTCATCGGGGCGGGTGCCGTGGGCTGTAGCGTGGCCTACCACCTCTCCGAGTTGGGCGCCGAGAACGTCGTCGTGATCGATCAGGGACCGCTGCCGGTCACCGGCGGCTCCTCGGTGCACGCGCCGGGGATCATGTTCCAGACCTCCCCCTCGAAGGTCCAGACCAAAACCGCGTACTACACCAGCCGCCTCCTCTCCGACGCCGGCGTCTACGACGAGGTCGGCGGGATCGAACTCGCCCGCAGCGAGGAGCGGATGGACTTCCTCCGGCGCCGCGTCGAGTGGGCCGAATCATACGGGCTCCCCGAACCGCAGCTCCTCTCGCCGGAGGAAGTCACCGACCACCTCCCGATGGTGAACGAAGAGGAGATCCTGGGCGGCTACTACTCCCCCACCGACGGCCGGGTCGACGGGATCGCCGCCCTCCAGTGGTACATCGCCAACGCCGACGCCGCCGACTTCCACGGCAACACCGAGGTGACCGACCTCGACGTCGCGGGCGGGCAGGTCAACGCCGTCGAGACCGACCGCGGGACGATCGAGTGCGAGCGGGCCGTGATGGCCACCAACAACTGGGGCTATCAGACCGCCCGGATGGCCGGGCTCGACCTCCCGATCGCGCCGGTCGAACACCAGTACGTCGTGACCGAGCCGATGGAAGACCTCGCGGACGTGGGCGCCTCGATCGGCGACAACACGACCGGGCTCGACGTCCCCGGCCAGCGGGAGATCGCCGAGGCGATGAGCCAGGGCCCGACCCAGCCGGTCGGCCGCGATCAGGACAACTCGCTGTACTTCCGCAACCACGGCGACTCCCTCGGACTGGGGTCGTACAACCACGAGACGCTCTCGGTGGACCCCGACGAGATGGGGACGAACACCGACGAGTCCCAGGCGTCGGTCCGCGGGTTCACGACGAAACACTGGGAGCAGCCGACCCACCCCGACCGCGAGAAGTCGCCGAAGCAGGCGTTCGACGAACTCCTGCCGGCGACCCAGGACGCCGACTACCTGGCGACAGAGAACGGCATCTTCGTGTTCACCCCCGACGGGATGCCCGCGGTCGGCCCGACGGCGTCGGTCGACGGCCTCTGGTCGGCGCTTGCGATCTGGTGGACCCACTCCGGCGGCTACGGCCGGATCGTCGCCGAGTGGATGGAGAACGGCGTCCCCCGGCTGCCCTCCGGCCCGGTCGACACCGGCGGGATCCACGTCCGGCGGTTCGAGCCACACGCCGGCGAGAAGGAGTACTTCGTCGACAAGGGCGCAAAGCGGTACCAGCAGGTCTACAGCATCGTCGAACCGCGGTGGCAGCCCGACGAGCACCGCGGGCTCCGAACCAGCCCGTTCCACGACCGCCAGCAGGAACTGGGCGCGGAGTTCTACCAGTCCGGCGGGTGGGAGTCCGCCCAGTGGTACGACTCGAACGCGGACCTCGTCGAGGAGTACGACGAGCAGATCCCCGAGCAGGAGGGGTGGACCGGGATCAACCGCTCGCCGATCGAGGCCGCCGAACACCTCCACACCCGCGATGCGGTGTCGATGTTCGACATGACCTCGTTCAGCTCGATCATCGTGGAGGGGCCGGACGCGACCGACTTCCTCCAGCGGATGTGCAGTAACGACGTCGACAGCGAGGTCGGCAAGGTCCGCTACTCCCTGCTCTGTAACGAGGGCGGCGGCATCCTCGCGGACGTGACCGTCGTCCGGCTCGACGACGACCGGTATATGGTCACTACCGGCGGCGGGTCGTCGCCGGGCATCCACGGCGGGTGGCTGAAGGACCACGCCCCCGACACCGTGTCGGTACGGATCCAGGAGGGCGGCAAGTCCACCATCGGGCTGTGGGGGCCGAAGTCCCGGCTCCTGCTCCAGCGGTGTACCGACGCCGACGTCTCAAACAGCGGGTTCCCGTACTTCACCGCCAAACGGATCTACGTCGGCGAGGTGCCAGCGGTTGCGCTGCGGGTCTCCTACGTCGGCGAACTCGGGTGGGAGCTGTGGGCGCCCGTCGAGTACGGTCGGCGGCTCTGGGAGGTCTTAGAGGACGCCGGCGAGGACCTCGACGTGCGGCCGATGGGCGGCGGCGCGCTGTCGTCGATGCGGCTGGAGAAGGGCTACCGACTGTGGGGCACCGACATCGACACCGACTCGAACCCCTACGAGGCCGGACTCGGGTTCGCGGTCGACCTCGACACCGACTTCGTCGGGAAGGAGGCCCTGGCAGCGGCCAAAGCCGAGGGCGTCGACGCGGAGATCACGCCCATCACGCTGGACGATTCCACCGACATCCTCCGGACGGGCGCTCCGGTCCTCGTCGACGGCGAGGCCCGGGGGTACGTCCAGGCCGCGGACTTCGGCTACTCCATCGGCGAGTCGATCGCGTACACCTACCTCCCCACCGAGTACACCGACGCCGGCACCGGCGTCCAGGTGCGCTCGGAGGGCGAACTGTACGACGCCACCGTCCGGAACGAGCCGCTGTTCGACCCCGGACGCGACAGGATAATCCGGTGA
- a CDS encoding GcvT family protein → MQTTDSVPDRAGTVIVGAGIVGCNVAYQLTKLGRDDVVVVDQGPMPTTGGSSTHAPGIMFQTAEPKELSQFADYSRRVYSDLEGADGQQAYNETGGIEVARSEERMDFLQRRVEHAKAWGIDDPEILSPAEVEEKLPLVDKEEILGGYYSPTDGQVSGVVACDALAREAMERGAEFVPHTRTEDVEVEGGEITAVVTENGTIEADEVVLATNIWARQLGEKLGVHLPVTPVEHQYTMTESLDELSEAAVDVTDHPLFENYENVSGEKAKRLLVGPDRPILRDQDNAMYFRTHGDAYGIGSYNHDPIVPDPQELGGNDPDGEQGSVHEFTDYHMDNATHPDRPDKAPRQASNELLPATEGKELEFKYNGMFAESPNGLPVLGPVQEYDGLWTALATWVTHAGGAARALATWMEDGVPKLDGEPMDVAHCDVNRFDDHEGSWDFARDIGAEEYRIVYNIMHPKWVWTETQRDIRRTPMYHSHKELDAELWAEAGWEEPQWFESNADLLAEYGDRIPDRDEWTGKYWSPIEGAEALNVRENAGLHDMTSFNKMEVVGADAGEFIQHLCTNDMDLGVGDVKYTLMCNEAGGVRADITVTRTDENRYLLLTTGREVGNNHVAWVREHSPDDVVVNDVTSSLAAMVCTGPNARKILSEVTDVDLSDDAFPFFTSQEFFVKNVPVTALRVSYAGELGWELYTPSEYGERLWELLLDAGEEYGLRPYGNGALNALRIEKGFRLWGADLHTEHTPYEAGLGWAVDLDTDFIGKDALAGAETPAAAADGGEPRHEVACLTLDDTEETILPHRPVFAPGEGRSPSNSAAEPHDDDTLGYVHSAEYGYSVGACVAYTYLPPEFAEPGTDVEILYEGDRYEATVREEPLI, encoded by the coding sequence ATGCAAACCACAGACAGCGTGCCCGACCGGGCCGGCACCGTGATCGTCGGCGCCGGGATCGTCGGGTGTAACGTCGCCTACCAGCTGACGAAACTCGGCCGCGACGACGTCGTCGTCGTGGACCAGGGGCCGATGCCGACCACCGGCGGGTCGTCGACCCACGCGCCGGGAATCATGTTCCAGACGGCCGAACCCAAGGAGCTCTCGCAGTTCGCCGATTACAGCCGCCGGGTCTACTCCGATCTGGAGGGCGCCGACGGCCAGCAGGCGTACAACGAGACCGGCGGGATCGAGGTCGCCCGCAGCGAAGAGCGGATGGACTTCCTCCAGCGCCGCGTCGAGCACGCGAAGGCGTGGGGGATCGACGACCCGGAGATCCTCTCGCCGGCGGAGGTCGAAGAGAAGCTCCCGCTCGTCGACAAAGAGGAGATCCTGGGCGGCTACTACTCCCCGACCGACGGCCAGGTGTCGGGCGTCGTGGCGTGTGACGCCCTCGCCCGCGAGGCGATGGAGCGCGGCGCGGAGTTCGTCCCCCACACCCGGACCGAGGACGTCGAGGTCGAGGGTGGCGAAATCACCGCGGTCGTCACCGAGAACGGCACCATCGAGGCCGACGAGGTGGTGCTTGCGACCAACATCTGGGCCCGCCAACTCGGCGAGAAGCTGGGCGTCCACCTCCCGGTGACGCCGGTCGAACACCAGTACACGATGACGGAGTCGCTCGACGAACTCTCGGAGGCGGCGGTCGACGTCACCGACCACCCCCTCTTCGAGAACTACGAGAACGTCTCCGGCGAGAAGGCAAAGCGCCTCCTCGTGGGGCCTGACCGCCCGATCCTCCGCGATCAGGACAACGCGATGTACTTCCGGACCCACGGCGACGCCTACGGGATCGGGTCGTACAACCACGATCCGATCGTCCCGGACCCCCAGGAGCTGGGCGGCAACGACCCCGACGGCGAGCAGGGGTCGGTCCACGAGTTCACCGACTACCACATGGACAACGCCACCCACCCGGACCGCCCGGACAAGGCGCCGCGGCAGGCCAGCAACGAACTGCTGCCCGCCACGGAGGGGAAGGAGCTGGAGTTCAAGTACAACGGGATGTTCGCGGAGTCGCCCAACGGGCTTCCGGTCCTCGGGCCGGTCCAGGAGTACGACGGGCTGTGGACCGCCTTAGCGACCTGGGTCACCCACGCCGGCGGCGCGGCTCGCGCGCTCGCCACCTGGATGGAGGACGGCGTCCCGAAGCTCGACGGCGAGCCGATGGACGTCGCCCACTGCGACGTCAACCGCTTCGACGACCACGAGGGGAGTTGGGACTTCGCCCGCGACATCGGCGCCGAGGAGTACCGGATCGTCTACAACATTATGCACCCCAAGTGGGTGTGGACGGAGACCCAGCGGGACATCCGTCGGACGCCGATGTACCACTCCCACAAGGAGCTCGACGCCGAACTGTGGGCCGAGGCCGGCTGGGAGGAGCCCCAGTGGTTCGAGTCGAACGCCGACCTGCTCGCGGAGTACGGCGACCGGATCCCCGACCGCGACGAGTGGACCGGCAAATACTGGTCGCCGATCGAGGGCGCCGAAGCGCTGAACGTCCGCGAGAACGCCGGCCTCCACGACATGACCTCCTTCAACAAGATGGAGGTCGTCGGCGCCGACGCCGGCGAGTTCATCCAGCATCTCTGTACGAACGATATGGACCTCGGCGTCGGCGACGTGAAGTACACGCTGATGTGCAACGAGGCCGGCGGCGTCCGCGCCGACATCACCGTCACCCGGACCGACGAGAACCGGTACCTGCTGCTCACCACGGGCCGGGAGGTCGGAAACAACCACGTCGCGTGGGTGCGGGAGCACTCGCCCGACGACGTCGTTGTCAACGACGTCACCTCCAGCCTGGCGGCGATGGTCTGCACCGGACCGAACGCCCGGAAGATCCTCTCGGAGGTCACCGACGTCGACCTCTCCGACGACGCGTTCCCGTTCTTCACCAGCCAGGAGTTCTTCGTGAAGAACGTGCCCGTCACCGCCCTTCGGGTGTCCTACGCCGGCGAACTCGGGTGGGAGCTGTACACCCCCTCCGAGTACGGCGAGCGGCTCTGGGAGCTCCTGCTCGACGCCGGCGAGGAGTACGGCCTCCGGCCGTACGGCAACGGCGCTTTGAACGCCCTCCGCATCGAGAAGGGCTTCCGGCTGTGGGGCGCGGACCTCCACACCGAGCACACCCCCTACGAGGCCGGCCTCGGGTGGGCGGTCGACCTCGACACCGACTTCATCGGGAAGGACGCACTCGCCGGCGCGGAGACGCCGGCAGCGGCGGCTGACGGCGGCGAGCCACGCCACGAGGTCGCGTGTCTGACCCTCGACGACACCGAGGAGACGATCCTCCCGCACCGCCCGGTGTTCGCGCCGGGCGAGGGACGAAGTCCCTCGAACAGTGCGGCGGAGCCGCACGACGACGACACTCTCGGCTACGTCCACAGCGCGGAGTACGGCTACTCCGTGGGCGCGTGTGTGGCGTACACCTACCTCCCGCCGGAGTTCGCGGAACCCGGCACCGACGTGGAGATCCTCTACGAGGGCGACCGCTACGAGGCGACCGTGCGCGAGGAACCGCTGATATAA